The Oncorhynchus mykiss isolate Arlee chromosome 28, USDA_OmykA_1.1, whole genome shotgun sequence genome includes a window with the following:
- the LOC110508573 gene encoding gap junction gamma-1 protein-like produces MTTMSWSFLTRLLEEIHNHSTFVGKVWLTVLIIFRIVLTAVGGESIYSDEQTKFTCNTKQPGCDNVCYDAFAPLSHVRFWVFQIIMISTPSVMYLGYAIHKIARTSELERRKFHRRKKLIHAQRWTDSHPLEEVREEDEDNDAEPMIYQEEVVEAQEVKPEPAKPQKHDGRRRIMQEGLMRIYVLQLLSRAVFEIGFLAGQYLLYGFRVNSSYVCNKVPCPHNVDCFISRPTEKTIFLLIMYVVSCLCLLLNVCEMFHLSIGTFRDTLRKRRNQEGRRPSYSYPYSHNIPASPPGYNLVMKSDRPNRIIPNSLIMHHEQNMANDVQEHNQECTSPDDNIPSDLASLHRHLRVAQEQLEMAFQTYNTNKNQPTSRTSSPGSTLAEQIRVNTTQEKQGARPKSATTEKAGTVVKNGKSSVWI; encoded by the coding sequence ATGACCACCATGAGCTGGAGCTTTCTCACGCGTCTTCTGGAAGAGATCCACAACCATTCCACCTTTGTGGGGAAAGTGTGGCTCACGGTGCTCATCATATTCCGCATTGTGCTGACCGCCGTGGGTGGCGAGTCCATCTATTCTGACGAGCAGACCAAGTTCACCTGTAACACCAAGCAGCCCGGTTGTGACAACGTGTGCTACGATGCCTTCGCCCCACTCTCACATGTCCGCTTCTGGGTTTTCCAGATCATCATGATCTCCACCCCCTCAGTAATGTACCTGGGCTACGCCATCCACAAGATAGCCCGCACCTCCGAGTTGGAGCGCCGGAAGTTCCACCGCCGGAAGAAGCTCATTCATGCTCAAAGGTGGACGGATAGCCACCCGCTTGAGGAGGTGcgggaggaggatgaggacaaCGATGCAGAGCCTATGATCTaccaggaggaggtggtggaagcCCAAGAAGTCAAGCCTGAGCCGGCCAAGCCGCAGAAACATGACGGCCGCCGGCGGATCATGCAAGAGGGCCTGATGAGAATCTATGTCCTTCAGCTACTGTCCCGGGCCGTGTTTGAGATCGGCTTCCTGGCGGGCCAGTATCTTCTCTACGGCTTCCGTGTTAATTCATCATATGTGTGCAATAAGGTGCCCTGTCCCCACAATGTAGACTGCTTTATATCTCGGCCGACGGAGAAGACCATCTTCCTGCTCATCATGTATGTCGTCAGCTGCCTCTGCCTGCTCCTCAACGTGTGTGAGATGTTCCACTTGAGCATTGGAACATTCCGAGACACTCTCCGCAAGAGGAGGAATCAGGAGGGTCGACGGCCCTCgtacagctacccatactcccaTAACATCCCCGCCTCTCCCCCTGGGTACAACCTGGTCATGAAGTCAGACAGGCCCAACCGGATTATCCCCAACAGTCTAATTATGCACCATGAGCAGAACATGGCCAACGATGTCCAGGAACATAACCAAGAGTGCACCAGTCCAGATGACAACATCCCTTCGGACCTAGCCAGCCTGCACCGCCACCTACGGGTGGCCCAGGAGCAGCTCGAAATGGCCTTCCAGACCTACAACACCAACAAGAACCAGCCCACCTCGAGGACAAGTAGTCCTGGAAGCACCTTGGCAGAGCAAATCAGGGTCAACACAACCCAGGAGAAACAAGGAGCCAGGCCGAAATCAGCCACTACAGAGAAAGCTGGGACCGTTGTAAAAAATGGAAAGAGTTCTGTATGGATTTAG